A genomic window from Quercus lobata isolate SW786 chromosome 10, ValleyOak3.0 Primary Assembly, whole genome shotgun sequence includes:
- the LOC115964502 gene encoding serine/threonine-protein phosphatase 7 long form homolog, with the protein MAAANAGQINHAQPGPIDRSVLTLQPNHRSEAIWNGQDPGSLKCRARSEEFSNREPMVDDRVIDIIKALGLEGLLRTPGREIDHGLIMALVERWRPETHTFHMPHGEVTITLQDVEVLLGLPVDGDAVTGSTQKEWENVCDEYLGFRPTNEDHLECAGQRILIKRLLEQVAHPLPPNAEDDEVHRYARCYILALLGDTIFMDKSGDRVHLMWVQQLEDLRNPRRYSWGSACLAWLYRQLCRASDKKASQIGGCLLLVQYWAWARFPFLCPAVERGPPVGAYGPPVRGPLSLKWVWVPNKKNRPAQVFRDRYREQIALMLPNQVVWQPYEDEYENLPPWCVAGRAVWTAIVPLVCFHLVEKHTPDRVVRQFGMIQEIPRNVNTDPVLHAIDLRGKMGVDWMRRHAMHLTDWGHRLQRRCEAVLGDMPLQHEYFDWFTRITRRFIDIPGARFILMIEGYVRMMRRHLVGTEEHNDIINVLEAVHEIGRVRPREPEAPNEEVVPTLDPSPSTAHPSLSPTIPSPTPHPSVSPTIPSPTSHPSPTPTIPLATPHESPSPTIPPPTPHESPSPTIPPPTPHACPGSDIRPPTPRSFPELSPIPSFDLGLDQTPPDLQQDPHSHSTSTGPPHVQPEQPVGLAAAAEGRPKRISKAPPCGTGGHKHGHNAGPEASDEGHARPPPYYTRKRKVQKSHLPLKNKVAEQISLDPLTNMTGDVWHVFLKGDFKHMLYGYKFDGKFSPDKGLYYDSSRILLDPYAKAVISRGEFGALGADDPSAPTNNFSFNPDGSAVNPGAFQQHIRSDSNLMAQLFQVKLWSSSSKLFFAFQIGV; encoded by the exons ATGGCTGCTGCAAATGCTGGACAGATTAACCATGCGCAGCCTGGCCCCATTGACAGGTCAGTGTTGACGTTGCAGCCCAACCATCGATCAGAAGCCATTTGGAATGGGCAG GATCCAGGGTCCCTTAAATGTCGTGCCCGTAGTGAAGAGTTCTCGAATCGAGAGCCAATGGTGGACGATCGAGTCATTGATATCATTAAGGCACTTGGTTTGGAGGGACTTCTCAGGACTCCGGGTAGAGAGATTGATCATGGCCTGATAATGGCCTTAGTGGAGCGATGGCGGCCCGAGACTCACACATTCCACATGCCGCATGGTGAGGTCACCATCACACTGCAGGATGTGGAGGTTCTTCTTGGACTTCCTGTTGATGGTGACGCTGTAACAGGGAGCACACAAAAAGAATGGGAGAATGTGTGTGATGAGTACCTTGGCTTTCGACCTACCAATGAAGACCATCTGGAATGTGCTGGCCAAAGGATTCTCATCAAACGGCTTTTGGAGCAAGTTGCCCATCCACTGCCGCCTAATGCTGAAGACGATGAAGTGCATAGGTACGCACGATGCTACATCCTAGCGCTATTGGGGGACACAATCTTCATGGACAAATCCGGTGATAGGGTGCATCTAATGTGGGTGCAGCAGTTGGAAGACCTTCGCAACCCACGAAGGTATAGTTGGGGAAGTGCTTGCCTTGCATGGTTGTACCGACAATTATGCAGGGCAAGCGATAAGAAAGCTAGTCAGATTGGTGGGTGTTTATTGTTGGTCCAGTATTGGGCGTGGGCCAGATTCCCCTTTTTGTGCCCGGCAGTGGAGCGTGGCCCACCAGTGGGTGCTTATGGTCCTCCAGTGCGTGGTCCACTGTCCCTTAA GTGGGTGTGGGttccaaacaagaaaaataggcCCGCCCAGGTCTTCAGGGACAGGTATCGGGAGCAAATAGCTTTAATGTTGCCAAACCAG gTGGTGTGGCAGCCGTATGAAGATGAATACGAGAACCTTCCGCCGTGGTGCGTTGCAGGGAGGGCAGTGTGGACGGCAATCGTGCCGCTTGTATGTTTCCATCTAGTAGAGAAACATACACCGGATCGTGTCGTTCGGCAATTTGGGATGATCCAAGAAATTCCCCGCAATGTTAACACGGACCCGGTGCTTCATGCAATTGATTTGAGGGGGAAGATGGGTGTTGATTGGATGCGGAGACATGCTATGCATCTCACGGACTGGGGTCATCGCCTTCAACGGCGTTGTGAAGCAGTGCTTGGTGATATGCCTCTACAGCACGAGTACTTCGATTGGTTCACAAGGATAACTCGAAGGTTTATCGATATCCCTGGTGCTAGATTCATTCTAATG ATTGAAGGATATGTCCGTATGATGCGCCGTCACCTAGTGGGCACGGAGGAGCACAATGACATTATTAATGTGCTGGAGGCAGTGCATGAGATTGGCCGTGTACGACCTCGGGAACCTGAGGCCCCGAACGAGGAG GTTGTCCCTACCCTCGATCCCTCTCCATCCACCGCACATCCATCCCTTagccccaccatcccttcacccaCCCCACATCCATCCGTTagccccaccatcccttcacccaCCTCACATCCATCCCCTACCCCTACCATCCCTTTAGCCACTCCACATGAGTCCCCTAGTCCCACCATCCCTCCACCCACCCCACATGAGTCCCCTAGTCCCACCATCCCTCCACCCACTCCACATGCCTGTCCTGGGTCTGACATTCGTCCACCCACCCCACGGTCATTTCCTGAGCTATCACCTATTCCATCATTTGACCTGGGTCTTGATCAAACCCCTCCTGACTTGCAACAGGACCCACATTCCCACAGTACATCCACTGGCCCACCCCATGTTCAGCCTGAGCAGCCTGTTGGGTTAGCTGCAGCGGCAGAAGGTCGGCCAAAACGCATATCTAAGGCACCTCCTTGTGGGACAGGGGGGCACAAACATGGACACAACGCTGGGCCGGAGGCATCtgatgaaggacatgcaagACCTCCTCCTTATTATACGAGAAAGCGTAAGGTTCAAAAAAG CCATTTACCTCTGAAGAATAAAGTGGCTGAGCAAATCTCACTTGATCCATTGACAAATATGACAGGCGATGTCTGGCATGTATTCCTGAAAGGAGACTTCAAACACATGCTTTATGGCTACAAATTTGATGGAAAATTCTCCCCAGACAAAGGGCTTTACTATGATTCTTCTCGGATTCTATTGGATCCTTATGCAAAA